In Dromiciops gliroides isolate mDroGli1 chromosome 4, mDroGli1.pri, whole genome shotgun sequence, one DNA window encodes the following:
- the LOC122726654 gene encoding LOW QUALITY PROTEIN: zinc finger CCHC domain-containing protein 10-like (The sequence of the model RefSeq protein was modified relative to this genomic sequence to represent the inferred CDS: inserted 2 bases in 1 codon): MATPMHRLIARRQVPHYKLQRSSQQAFMXREAKKQHVRCQKCLEFGHWTYECTGKRKYFHRPSRTAELKKALKEKENRLLLQQSIGETNTEKKTKKKRSKSVTSSSSSSSGSSAIDSSSESEDSSTSSSSDDSDTEKSSSTSSSSPSSTSSSSSSDSESDSSSSSSTSSSTDGSSDDEPPKKKNKK; encoded by the exons ATGGCGACTCCCATGCACCGACTTATTGCCCGGAGGCAGGTGCCCCATTATAAGTTACaaaggtcaagtcaacaagcatttat aagggaAGCAAAAAAGCAACATGTGAGGTGTCAGAAATGTTTAGAATTTGGACACTGGACATATGAAtgcacaggaaaaagaaaatactttcatAGACCTTCAAGAACAGCAGAACTTAAGaaagctttaaaagaaaaagaaaacagattattATTACAACAAAGCATTGGAGAAactaatacagaaaaaaagaccaagaaaaaaaggTCTAAGAGTGTTACCAGTTctagcagcagtagcagtggaAGTTCAGCCATTGATTCTTCATCAGAGAGTGAAGACTCCtctacctcttcttcctctgatgATAGTGATACTGAGAAAAGTTCTTctacttcatcatcatcaccttccTCAACtagttcttcctcttcttctgatTCGGAGTCAGATTCCAGCTCTTCCTCTAGCACCAGTTCTAGCACCGATGGCAGCTCTGATGATGAGCCaccaaagaagaagaacaagaaatag